Proteins from one Juglans microcarpa x Juglans regia isolate MS1-56 chromosome 1S, Jm3101_v1.0, whole genome shotgun sequence genomic window:
- the LOC121246634 gene encoding probable esterase KAI2 encodes MGIVEDAHNVKVLGFGERNIVLAHGFGTDQSVWKHLIPHLLDDNQRIILYDNMGAGTTNPDYFDFQRYSTLEGYTYDLLAILEELRVDSCVFVGHSVSAMIGAIASISRPDLFSKIIMVGASPRYLNDVDYYGGFEQEDLDQLFEAMRSNYKAWCSGFAPLAVGGDMDSVAVQEFSRTLFNMRPDIALSVAQTIFQSDMRQILCLVTVPCHIIQSMQDLAVPVVVSEYLHQNLGGESIVEVMSSDGHLPQLSSPDVVIPVLLRHIRDDIAL; translated from the exons ATGGGGATCGTCGAAGACGCTCACAACGTGAAGGTTTTGGGTTTTGGCGAACGAAACATAGTGCTTGCCCATGGCTTCGGCACCGACCAGTCTGTTTGGAAGCACCTTATTCCTCACCTCCTCGACGATAACCAACGCATCATTTTGTACGACAACATGGGCGCCGGTACCACCAACCCGGACTACTTCGATTTCCAACGCTACTCCACTCTTGAGGGTTATACTTACGACTTGCTCGCCATTCTGGAAGAGCTACGTGTTGATTCCTGCGTCTTTGTCGGCCATTCAGTCTCGGCCATGATCGGTGCCATCGCCTCCATCTCTCGCCCCGATCTCTTCTCCAAGATTATCATGGTCGGCGCCTCCCCGAG GTACTTGAACGATGTGGATTACTATGGAGGGTTCGAGCAAGAAGATCTAGACCAACTATTCGAAGCGATGAGGTCAAACTACAAGGCATGGTGTTCAGGGTTCGCTCCACTCGCCGTGGGCGGCGACATGGACTCGGTGGCGGTCCAAGAGTTCAGCCGGACTCTTTTCAACATGAGACCCGACATAGCGCTGAGCGTGGCGCAGACCATTTTCCAAAGCGATATGAGACAAATACTATGTCTGGTCACCGTGCCTTGCCATATAATACAGAGCATGCAGGACCTGGCCGTGCCGGTCGTGGTGTCGGAATACTTGCATCAGAACCTCGGCGGTGAGTCGATCGTGGAAGTCATGTCTTCAGACGGTCATCTTCCCCAATTGAGCTCGCCGGACGTCGTAATTCCAGTGCTTCTCAGGCATATTCGTGACGATATTGCTTTATGA
- the LOC121247223 gene encoding lysine-rich arabinogalactan protein 18, producing the protein MDRKCIIAFVLALICVVASADGAQSPTPAPKKAPSTATTPTKSPATAPSKPQSPAEAPSKPKSPAPVTAPKSASPAPAPSKKPAVPSPAATPPVSSPPAAAPVSSPPASVPVSSPPLPAPEKSPPSVAPATVPSSAPPAPVSAPTAEVPAPAPSKKKTKTKTKKHNAPAPAPELLGPPAPPAEAPGPNQDAFSPGPSLADESGALSTMRSVQEAVAGLVLGLSLLLGLCL; encoded by the exons ATGGATCGGAAATGCATTATTGCATTCGTGTTGGCATTGATCTGCGTCGTTGCTAGCGCCGATGGAGCCCAGTCACCTACTCCTGCGCCAAAGAAAGCTCCTTCCACTGCTACTACACCGACTAAATCACCAGCCACAGCTCCGTCTAAACCACAATCACCTGCTGAAGCACCTTCCAAACCTAAATCCCCGGCACCGGTTACCGCTCCAAAGTCCGCTTCACCAGCTCCGGCTCCATCGAAGAAACCGGCGGTGCCTTCGCCAGCGGCTACACCTCCTGTGTCATCTCCTCCGGCTGCCGCTCCAGTGAGCTCCCCACCAGCTTCGGTTCCAGTCAGCTCTCCACCATTGCCTGCACCGgagaaatctcctccatcagTTGCACCAGCAACTGTTCCCTCCAGCGCTCCTCCAGCTCCGGTTTCTGCGCCGACTGCCGAGGTTCCAGCTCCGGCTCCGAGCAAGAAAAAGACTAAGACTAAGACTAAGAAGCACAACGCGCCGGCCCCAGCACCAGAGCTACTTGGTCCACCGGCGCCACCTGCCGAAGCCCCCGGACCGAACCAGGACGCGTTCTCGCCTGGTCCGTCATTGGCCGATGAG AGCGGAGCACTGTCGACGATGAGGAGCGTGCAGGAGGCTGTAGCTGGGTTGGTATTGGGATTGTCTCTCCTCCTTGGTTTGTGCCTTTAA
- the LOC121246555 gene encoding metal transporter Nramp3-like codes for MPPQEPEQQQPLLLDSDQEEQQDTAYELDEKVLIIGIDEGSASGSGHAPPFSWKKLWLFTGPGFLMSIAFLDPGNLEGDLQAGAIAGYSLLWLLMWATAMGLLVQLLSARLGVATGRHLAELCRDEYPTWARMVLWVMTELALIGADIQEVIGSAIAINILSNGVLPLWSGVIITAFDCFIFLFLENYGVRKLEAVFAVLIGTMAVSFAWMFGETKPSGIELLLGILVPKLSSRTIRQAVGVVGCIIMPHNVFLHSALVQSREIDHSKKGQVQEAIKYYSIESTVALVVSFIINLFVTTVFAQGFYGTEIADRIGLLNAGRYLQEKYGGGFFPILYIWAIGLLAAGQSSTITGTYAGQFIMGGFLNLRLKKWMRALITRSFAIIPTIIVALVFDTSEGTLDVLNEWLNVLQSVQIPFALIPLLCLVSREQIMGTFKIGSVLKMAAWLVAALVIVINGYLLLDFFSSEVNGVLFGSIVAAFTAAYIGFIIYLVSWGVKFSSWHRTVQPKTVAETVA; via the exons ATGCCGCCCCAGGAGCCCGAGCAACAGCAGCCGCTGCTACTGGACTCGGACCAGGAGGAGCAACAAGATACCGCCTACGAATTGGACGAGAAGGTCCTGATAATTGGAATTGATGAAGGTTCTGCCTCCGGGTCCGGCCACGCCCCGCCGTTCTCGTGGAAAAAGCTCTGGCTGTTCACGGGGCCCGGGTTCTTGATGAGCATAGCGTTCTTGGATCCTGGGAACCTGGAGGGGGATCTCCAGGCCGGCGCGATCGCCGGGTACTCGCTGCTGTGGCTTCTCATGTGGGCAACGGCCATGGGACTGCTGGTACAGCTTCTGTCGGCGCGGCTTGGCGTTGCCACTGGGCGTCACTTAGCCGAGCTCTGCAGGGACGAGTACCCCACGTGGGCAAGGATGGTGCTTTGGGTCATGACCGAGTTGGCGCTAATTGGGGCTGATATTCAGGAGGTTATTGGGAGTGCTATTGCTATTAACATTTTGAGCAATGGAGTTTTGCCTCTCTGGTCCGGGGTCATCATAACCGCTTTTGATTG TTTTATCTTTCTGTTTCTTGAGAATTATGGTGTAAGGAAATTGGAAGCGGTTTTTGCTGTTCTTATTGGGACAATGGCAGTTTCATTTGCTTGGATGTTTGGTGAAACAAAGCCAAGTGGCATAGAACTTCTTCTcg GGATTTTAGTTCCAAAACTGAGCTCCAGAACAATACGGCAGGCTGTTGGAGTTGTGGGTTGCATTATTATGCCTCACAATGTTTTCTTGCACTCGGCTCTTGTACAATCAAGGGAGATTGACCATAGCAAGAAAGGTCAAGTCCAAGAAGCTATTAAGTACTACTCCATTGAGTCCACTGTGGCCCTTGTTGTGTCATTCATTATCAATCTATTTGTTACAACTGTGTTTGCCCAAGGGTTTTATGGTACAGAAATAGCCGATAGGATTGGCCTTCTAAATGCAGGACGGTATCTCCAAGAGAAGTACGGGGGTGGATTTTTTCCGATTTTATATATTTGGGCTATTGGGTTATTAGCAGCTGGTCAAAGTAGCACTATTACTGGTACTTATGCAGGGCAGTTTATCATGGGTGGTTTCCTAAACTTGAGGTTGAAAAAATGGATGAGAGCATTGATCACACGAAGCTTTGCAATCATCCCGACTATTATAGTTGCTCTTGTCTTTGATACCTCTGAGGGCACGTTAGATGTTCTAAATGAATGGCTTAATGTGCTTCAGTCAGTCCAGATTCCCTTTGCACTTATTCCCCTTCTTTGTTTGGTGTCAAGGGAGCAGATCATGGGCACTTTTAAAATCGGCTCAGTTCTCAAG ATGGCTGCGTGGCTTGTGGCAGCACTGGTAATAGTGATTAATGGGTATCTTTTGCTTGACTTCTTCTCCTCTGAAGTTAATGGGGTGTTGTTTGGATCCATTGTGGCTGCTTTTACGGCAGCATATATTGGATTTATAATTTACCTTGTTTCTTGGGGTGTTAAGTTTTCAAGTTGGCACCGCACAGTACAGCCGAAAACAGTAGCAGAGACAGTGGCTTGA